The Cytobacillus sp. NJ13 sequence CTTTCCCATGGAGTTCAGATTCATGTTACACATCGAGATGCATTCAAGCCTGTTGAGACCGGACTTCACATCGTGAAGGCGATCCATGATCTGTATCCGGAAGACTTCGAATTCCGTGCAGAGAACAGTGCAGGAATTTCATTCTTTGACAACCTGATGGGCAATGGATGGGTACGTGAAGCTATTGAGGAAGGGAAGCCAGTTGAAGAAATCTCCTCCCAATGGCAGAAAGAATTAGAACAATTCAATCAGACACGTGAAGATTATTTACTCTATTAAACTGACAGGAAAGAACTTGGCGGCAAAATGCCCCAGGTTCTTTTTTTTATTATATGGCGGGCCGGCATAATACTGATGGTGCCTGGTACTGAATTATAAAGCCTGTTCATATTATGTAATAATCCATGCAGAAAGAGGTGTGTAAAAATGTTGGGGTTTTTACAAAAGATTGGCAAGTCTTTAATGCTGCCGATTGCAGTCATGCCTGCTGCTGCACTTTTGCTTAGGCTGGGACAGGATGACCTTTTAGGCATTCCGTTTATATCTGCAGCCGGGAATGCTGTTTTTGGACATTTGGCTCTCTTGTTTGCCATCGGGATTGCCATCGGTTTTTCTAAGGATGGAAGCGGGGCAGCTGCCCTCGCCGGTGCAGTGGGTTATTTTGTGCTGGCTGAAGGTGCCGCGGCGATAAACGAAACGGTCAATATGGGTGTTTTTGGGGGAATCATTTCCGGTATTATTGCAGGGCTATTATACAATAAATATCATGATATTAGGCTGCCGGAATGGCTTGGTTTCTTTGGAGGAAAACGGTTTGTGCCGATTATCACATCACTTGTTATGATTGTCATTGCATTTTTGTTCGGGTATGTGTGGCCTCCTGTTCAGGCAGGCATTAACGGTGTGGGCGATTGGATTATTGGTGCAGGTGCCGCAGGTGTTGGAGTCTTCGGATTCCTCAACCGATTATTAATTCCGGTTGGGCTCCATCATATTTTAAACACGCTTGTCTGGTTTGAGTTTGGTGAGTTTACTAATGCAGCCGGGGATGTCATTAAAGGAGACTTATGGCGTTTCCTTGCAAAAGATCCATCTGCAGGAATATTCATGACAGGATTTTTCCCGATCATGATGTTTGGTCTGCCGGGTGCTGCTTTTGCCATGGTTGCAGCTGCTAAAAAGGAAAGAAGGAAAGCGGTGGCAGGGGCGATGGCAGGTCTCGCATTTACTTCCTTCCTGACCGGTATAACAGAGCCGATTGAATTCTTATTTATGTTCTTATCACCGGTACTATATTTTATTCATGCTATTTTAACAGGTTTGGCTATGTCCATCTCCTATGCCCTGGATATTCACCATGGTTTCGGGTTCTCAGCAGGCGCCCTGGATTATATTCTAAACTTCGGCATTGCCCAGAAGCCAGTGCTGCTTGCGGGAATAGGTCTCCTTTATGGTCTTCTGTATTTTGTGGTTTTCTATTTCCTAATCAAGAAACTGGATTTAAAAACGCCGGGAAGGGAAGATGAAATTGAAGGTGAATTTGAAGGGAGTTCCGCTATAAAAGGCAACTATGCTAAAGCTGCAGATGCTTATCTGGAGGCTTTGGGCGGCAGAGAAAATCTCGAAGAAATCGATAACTGCGTGACCCGCCTGAGATTAAAGGTGAACGATATGTCTCTTGTCGATGAAGGGCAATTAAAACAGCTGGGGGCAAAAGGGGTAATAAAGCTCAGCAAAACCAGTCTGCAGGTTATTGTTGGAACGGATGTAGAATTTCTGGCAAATGAATTGAAAAAGAAGTAAATGATAAGCTGGCTCTCAGTCTCGGGGGCCAGCTTTTGTCACGTATCGTATTGCATGGATGCCTCAAATTCCTCTTGAACGGATGAAAAATATGCTTTCCTTATACAGTGAATATTAAGTAATTTTAAGATCTATGCAAATTATAATTCTAATAGCTTTTTATATTTTTCGTTTTTAAGTGTTATCCCCCCTGAACAAGCGCCATTTTTTCTCAGAATAGGATAGTAGTTTAAGCATGTCCAAATTTTAGACATAACATGTTACGTAAGGGTTCCCTTGCTAAATGATTTTAAAGGGGGGATATCATAATGGTAGAACCATTAACGGTGTTAATTGTCATTCTTTTAGCCGTTGTATTGCTTTTGGCAAGTATTCTTGTACCTTCAGCAGAAGGTGCCATCGTGGAGGCAATTTGCAGTCTTTTGGGATGCTCTGCAAATGACGCTTAAAGCAAAATTACAAAAACCCTGGTATACTTCCAGGGTTTTTCATATGAAGAAAATCAAACAAATCTTTTTAACCCTGTAAGTTTGTCCATTTCAAATATACTGCAATTTCATAGAATAGTGAATGAAAACGAAGAAGGACGGGATAAATATGAAGGAAACTAAACCAGAACAGCAGAATTCATCTGAAAAACCGGCAAACAATAAGAATCGGTATAATTCAGATGCTGTAGAAAAACTTGCAGCTAACTTACTGAAAGATGAAAATAATATCAATTTTGGATCTTTATTTAAAATGGCCAATAAGATATTGAAGGATGATTCTCTTATGGGACTGGTTGAAGAAATCTCCCAAAAACCGCCTGAAGATAAAGATAGAGCAGCAATCGAAGAGATTTCAGACATAGAAAATAGAGAACTTGTTTCCTTGCAGAAAGAAATGGAAGCAATAAAGTCCGAATTAAAAACAACTCGAAAAGAGGTAGCTGAATTAAAGAAACAAAACGCTTCCCTTTTAAGCTTATATTTAAAAGTACTCAATGCAGCAAACAATGATTTAAAAAAAGGTATTGGGCTTATATCAGGACTAAGCAAATTATTAAAATAGACACCTAAGGCATTACTTTTTACGGGTAATGCTTTTTTTTGAACAAACCTAGACCGACTTGCCATAAATCCTTAAGATAGAAAGAAAAACTATAGGAAGATGGTGACCCCTTTGGAAGAAAAAACAGAAAGGCTTGCTCAGCAGCAGCTTGATGCTTATAACCAGCAGAACATTGATGAATTCCTGGGAGCATATAGTGATGATGTAACAGTTATGACATTCCCTGGAGATGAGGTCATATATAGAGGAAAAGAAAAAATGAGGGAAAGGTACAGCCAGCTTTTTAAAAACAATCCGAATCAGCATG is a genomic window containing:
- the nagE gene encoding N-acetylglucosamine-specific PTS transporter subunit IIBC, whose protein sequence is MLGFLQKIGKSLMLPIAVMPAAALLLRLGQDDLLGIPFISAAGNAVFGHLALLFAIGIAIGFSKDGSGAAALAGAVGYFVLAEGAAAINETVNMGVFGGIISGIIAGLLYNKYHDIRLPEWLGFFGGKRFVPIITSLVMIVIAFLFGYVWPPVQAGINGVGDWIIGAGAAGVGVFGFLNRLLIPVGLHHILNTLVWFEFGEFTNAAGDVIKGDLWRFLAKDPSAGIFMTGFFPIMMFGLPGAAFAMVAAAKKERRKAVAGAMAGLAFTSFLTGITEPIEFLFMFLSPVLYFIHAILTGLAMSISYALDIHHGFGFSAGALDYILNFGIAQKPVLLAGIGLLYGLLYFVVFYFLIKKLDLKTPGREDEIEGEFEGSSAIKGNYAKAADAYLEALGGRENLEEIDNCVTRLRLKVNDMSLVDEGQLKQLGAKGVIKLSKTSLQVIVGTDVEFLANELKKK
- a CDS encoding nuclear transport factor 2 family protein: MTPLEEKTERLAQQQLDAYNQQNIDEFLGAYSDDVTVMTFPGDEVIYRGKEKMRERYSQLFKNNPNQHAELISRMVKGNIVIDNEYVTGRANGQSIYAIAMYEIKEDKIQKVWFVK